From a single Marinobacter sp. THAF197a genomic region:
- a CDS encoding PelD GGDEF domain-containing protein: protein MNDFQAQQEEAASFESTPAPTWLRWVETVVVTSLFVGVGAWNRPEDPFYLNGSFPWPVLAPLLMGLRYGFFFALVSSLILLGALGIGYREGWVPVTGFPYVWAIGVLIFSLLAGEFRDYWERQIEKLEASNRYRQVRLEEFTRNFYLLKVSHDRLEQQLAGSSSSLREALRRLYQEIAHAQGDGLTAETAELMLQLLIRYGQLQIAAIYSITDTGLAEKPIARIGAFEDIRSDDPILLHAIGEKTLVSVQSEYLQNLNNLNTDLLMAIPLIDSRQTLLGVVAVKAMPFFNFQPRTLRLLAILAGHMADMIQEQLQTPGPGSEEWRQFYFQLLRACRDNRQYGLPASLIKLTFDSRQQLALVEERMRRLRRGLDVITELPSDDPIGLAILLPLTDELGQAAYLQRLDDAVREHTGQPLAQLAEVSTRMVDEVQETQAWLNGPGGAGLS, encoded by the coding sequence ATGAACGATTTCCAGGCACAGCAGGAAGAAGCCGCCAGCTTCGAGAGCACGCCGGCACCAACCTGGCTCAGATGGGTGGAAACCGTGGTGGTAACCTCGCTGTTTGTCGGTGTGGGCGCCTGGAACCGGCCGGAGGATCCCTTCTACCTCAACGGCAGTTTCCCCTGGCCGGTACTGGCACCTCTGCTGATGGGGCTACGATACGGTTTCTTCTTTGCGCTGGTGTCGTCGCTCATCCTGCTCGGCGCCCTCGGAATTGGTTACCGGGAGGGCTGGGTGCCCGTCACCGGTTTCCCCTACGTATGGGCGATTGGCGTACTGATCTTCAGCCTGCTGGCAGGGGAGTTCCGGGACTACTGGGAACGACAGATCGAAAAACTCGAAGCCAGCAATCGCTACCGGCAGGTGCGGCTTGAAGAATTCACCCGTAACTTCTACCTGCTCAAAGTATCCCACGACCGGCTTGAACAACAGCTGGCTGGCAGTTCCAGTAGTCTTCGGGAAGCTCTGCGCCGGCTATACCAGGAAATCGCTCACGCCCAAGGCGACGGGCTGACAGCCGAAACCGCCGAGCTAATGCTGCAGCTGCTGATCCGCTACGGCCAGTTGCAGATCGCAGCCATTTACTCCATCACCGACACAGGTCTGGCCGAAAAGCCGATCGCTCGAATTGGCGCTTTCGAGGACATCCGCAGTGATGATCCGATACTGCTGCACGCGATCGGCGAGAAGACCTTGGTTTCGGTTCAGAGCGAGTACTTGCAGAACCTCAATAACCTGAATACCGACCTGCTAATGGCCATACCTCTGATCGATTCACGCCAGACCCTGCTAGGGGTGGTGGCGGTCAAAGCCATGCCGTTTTTCAATTTTCAGCCACGCACACTTCGCCTGCTCGCCATTCTCGCCGGGCATATGGCCGACATGATTCAGGAACAACTTCAGACTCCCGGCCCCGGCAGCGAGGAATGGCGGCAGTTTTATTTCCAGCTTCTGCGAGCCTGCCGGGATAACCGGCAGTATGGGTTGCCAGCCTCACTGATCAAGCTCACATTTGACAGCCGGCAACAGTTGGCCCTCGTGGAGGAGCGAATGAGACGTCTGCGGCGGGGGCTCGATGTGATCACCGAGCTGCCGTCTGATGATCCCATTGGCCTCGCCATCCTGTTGCCGCTGACCGACGAGCTTGGTCAGGCAGCCTACCTGCAGAGACTGGATGACGCCGTACGCGAACACACCGGGCAACCGCTCGCGCAGCTGGCTGAGGTCAGTACACGAATGGTGGACGAAGTGCAGGAAACTCAGGCCTGGCTCAACGGTCCCGGAGGAGCGGGGCTGTCATGA
- a CDS encoding polysaccharide biosynthesis protein: MTGTWLSFLAVSLEAGGIATLMSDLPPAMSLASYLAAHALACALLTLVLLPLLPPRYRGNTLRTSLFLFTLQFSIPFLGSLGVFTGVLLALYLPRTTREIPWQEVDIPELPFQPVDMSQQIIYSEGGLRQVLREAGSIDKRLKALLATRQMAERDAVELLREALKDPADDVRLLAYSMLEQKEKALASQARRLQLALEDASSDNPSRLKRRLAQVWWEMAYLGLAQGSLRSYYLESARRLLQDLTSTLAMHNDWRLLGRCELALGNVVAARDAFEKALEQGAPQELILPYQAEVAYIERDYRRVRFCLANLTRYRPQQNVRAVIEGWL, translated from the coding sequence ATGACTGGCACCTGGCTGTCCTTTCTCGCGGTTTCCCTGGAGGCAGGGGGAATTGCCACCCTGATGTCAGATTTGCCGCCGGCCATGTCACTGGCCAGCTATCTGGCCGCACACGCCCTTGCGTGCGCCCTGCTGACGCTGGTTCTGCTGCCGTTGCTACCGCCCCGCTACCGCGGTAACACACTGCGCACGTCACTTTTCCTGTTTACCCTGCAATTCTCCATACCCTTTCTCGGCAGCCTTGGGGTGTTTACCGGTGTATTGCTGGCGCTCTACCTACCCCGGACCACTCGCGAGATCCCCTGGCAAGAGGTAGACATTCCGGAATTGCCATTCCAGCCGGTGGATATGAGCCAGCAGATCATTTACAGCGAAGGCGGCCTGCGCCAGGTGCTGCGGGAGGCAGGCAGTATCGACAAACGCCTCAAGGCGTTGCTGGCCACCCGCCAGATGGCTGAGCGGGACGCGGTGGAATTGCTCCGGGAGGCTTTGAAAGACCCGGCGGATGATGTCCGGCTGTTGGCCTACTCCATGCTGGAACAAAAGGAAAAGGCTCTGGCCAGCCAAGCCCGCCGCCTCCAACTGGCGCTGGAGGATGCAAGCTCGGACAACCCCTCCCGGCTCAAGCGACGACTGGCCCAGGTGTGGTGGGAAATGGCCTACCTGGGTCTGGCCCAGGGCAGTCTCCGCAGCTATTACCTTGAGAGCGCGCGACGGCTGTTGCAGGACCTGACAAGCACCCTGGCCATGCACAACGACTGGCGACTGCTGGGGCGGTGTGAACTTGCCCTGGGTAATGTTGTTGCGGCCCGGGATGCCTTCGAGAAAGCGCTTGAGCAAGGTGCTCCTCAGGAACTGATCCTACCTTACCAAGCGGAAGTTGCTTACATCGAAAGGGATTACCGGAGAGTGCGCTTCTGCCTGGCGAATCTCACCCGGTACCGGCCACAACAGAATGTGCGCGCCGTGATTGAGGGCTGGCTATGA
- a CDS encoding tetratricopeptide repeat protein has translation MRQRRPAFFSLPALLMMGALLALVLYLLFPRQSAYDDLRYLSDPDPVSLAYLETLLRSDPDNVPLRINLGRMQHQVGQYDKARTTLAPLLELSSVPSRAMESYLELLVSQVHSASGPERRETLTQSLADALQQTLSNDYSVERKLALAEPALPLLKPEAQLVIRQRLFEEASGSERLALATQLARQYEAMEQPGRAADILQSTRDLVPEARRFAYNQNLIRIELAAGQPAKALALFRSAFDDGSMDAARLREGIRLASLAGADELRRSWLGMLALAEPANPGVQREWWQTQLGEGDIAGAFETLRRMQSNFEPLPQRDWQTAAQVLEWNGQPAEALGYWRRLYRATDSRLAFDRATRLAAELFQWQLLADLFNTARERGSLNADGFRELADALVSLAKLDEAETRLRQGLKLFPESSALAERLTELLLNRRRLPEVIALLETRRTLTDAERLQLARLYWRTRDPESAFKVLSVELDDPALAAEASEMRLQLATLLGQTGFLEAEYQRLSNRAPEQITPDGREQLLNLAVMFNDLPRAVQLARQRLAETNDPRYLGAIAEYQLELNDWTGLSATLDTWQAEAESAETSPRYWTLRALLHQHRDQDREASVAFENAARLAPDSTDVLVSWSWFLLAHPERLPGHLPQLLQQLSANPSRQSYGVLAYGYQAMGDQARAMAWLAQGRQAHPGDADWLLAMAPLAEQTGARAEGQAMRRRAITLKGANLEQAKDSALFPAPQQTGEVTGPLYRFNNRAPQLGIRNRDIGGFSIRDQTLQGQFSHDRFRWLFSTSTLSASGRGLLLSTPATGQDARLQLQNNTSNTLLTVSLGHLTRSGGSKTTAGAEISGQPGDRFSITAGAELNERPLDSAEAWWLASRDSFYTSATYQPFPRLLLFSRLESLSFDTNTGTALGSGYGLDAIGSYTLFREDPGWQLSLGYRRQSLNLAGALDTNTARQLEPGASPGSLVAADYERIGVESRWYHGEPHALYRTAPEPRFFVGLAAGYVLSTSSPDFGVNLGMGWRVVGDDELALSLDYTSDGLDGSTRTDLNLTYTIYFGR, from the coding sequence ATGAGACAGCGCCGGCCTGCCTTTTTCAGTCTGCCAGCCCTGTTAATGATGGGAGCCCTCCTGGCACTCGTGCTCTACCTGCTCTTTCCCCGTCAGAGCGCGTATGACGACTTGCGCTACCTGAGCGACCCAGACCCGGTGTCGCTGGCGTACCTGGAAACCCTGCTCAGATCGGACCCGGACAACGTGCCGCTTCGCATCAATCTGGGCCGAATGCAACATCAGGTCGGGCAATACGATAAGGCCAGAACAACCCTGGCGCCGCTACTTGAGCTATCATCCGTTCCCTCCCGGGCCATGGAAAGCTACCTCGAGCTGCTGGTAAGCCAAGTGCATTCCGCCTCCGGCCCGGAGCGCCGGGAAACGCTGACCCAGAGTCTGGCAGATGCCCTCCAGCAAACGCTTTCCAATGATTACTCAGTGGAACGGAAACTCGCCCTGGCCGAACCGGCGTTGCCATTGCTGAAACCTGAGGCGCAACTGGTCATCCGGCAGAGGCTGTTCGAGGAAGCCAGTGGTTCGGAGCGCCTGGCGCTGGCCACCCAGTTGGCGCGCCAATATGAGGCCATGGAACAGCCCGGGCGAGCCGCGGATATCCTGCAATCGACCCGGGATCTGGTGCCAGAGGCTCGCAGGTTCGCCTACAACCAGAACCTGATCCGTATTGAGCTTGCGGCCGGGCAGCCTGCAAAGGCGCTCGCGCTGTTTCGATCAGCCTTTGACGATGGCAGCATGGACGCGGCCCGGCTACGGGAAGGGATCCGTCTGGCAAGCCTTGCTGGCGCAGATGAATTGCGTCGGTCATGGCTTGGCATGCTGGCACTGGCCGAGCCGGCCAACCCCGGCGTCCAACGTGAGTGGTGGCAGACCCAGCTCGGCGAAGGCGACATCGCAGGCGCGTTCGAGACATTGCGGAGGATGCAATCGAACTTCGAACCATTACCCCAACGGGACTGGCAGACAGCGGCTCAGGTATTGGAGTGGAACGGTCAGCCTGCCGAGGCGCTCGGCTACTGGCGCCGGTTGTACCGGGCAACAGATTCCCGGCTCGCCTTTGATCGCGCTACCCGTCTTGCCGCTGAACTGTTTCAGTGGCAGCTTCTCGCCGACCTGTTCAACACCGCCCGCGAACGGGGATCCCTGAACGCGGATGGCTTTCGGGAACTCGCCGACGCCCTGGTAAGCCTTGCGAAGCTGGACGAAGCGGAGACCCGACTTCGGCAGGGCCTGAAGCTTTTCCCAGAGAGCAGCGCCCTGGCCGAGCGACTGACAGAGCTGCTGCTGAATCGACGTCGCCTACCGGAGGTTATTGCGTTGCTGGAGACCCGGCGTACGCTAACCGACGCCGAACGGCTCCAACTGGCCCGGCTGTACTGGAGGACCCGGGATCCGGAGTCTGCGTTCAAGGTACTTTCGGTTGAACTGGATGATCCGGCACTGGCTGCGGAGGCGAGTGAGATGCGACTGCAACTGGCTACTCTCCTGGGTCAGACCGGGTTCCTTGAAGCTGAATACCAGCGGCTCAGCAACCGAGCGCCGGAGCAGATAACACCAGACGGTCGGGAACAGCTGTTGAATCTCGCCGTCATGTTCAACGACCTTCCCCGAGCGGTCCAGCTGGCTCGCCAGCGCCTGGCGGAAACCAATGACCCCCGTTACCTTGGCGCCATTGCCGAGTACCAGCTCGAACTGAACGACTGGACGGGGCTGTCGGCGACGCTGGACACCTGGCAAGCCGAAGCAGAAAGTGCGGAGACAAGTCCCCGCTACTGGACGCTGCGGGCACTGCTGCATCAACACCGTGACCAGGACCGGGAAGCATCCGTGGCGTTCGAGAACGCCGCCCGCCTGGCTCCGGACAGCACCGACGTTTTGGTAAGCTGGAGCTGGTTTTTACTGGCGCATCCAGAGCGACTGCCTGGACACTTGCCGCAGCTGCTGCAGCAATTGAGTGCCAATCCGTCTCGCCAGAGTTATGGCGTTCTTGCTTACGGCTACCAGGCTATGGGTGACCAGGCCCGAGCCATGGCCTGGCTCGCTCAAGGACGGCAGGCCCACCCCGGAGACGCTGACTGGCTGCTGGCCATGGCTCCCCTGGCAGAACAGACCGGTGCACGGGCGGAGGGGCAAGCGATGCGCCGACGAGCCATTACCCTGAAGGGCGCAAACCTCGAGCAGGCCAAGGACTCGGCTCTGTTCCCCGCCCCCCAGCAAACCGGCGAGGTGACCGGCCCGCTTTACCGTTTCAACAACCGCGCCCCCCAGCTTGGCATACGGAACCGCGATATCGGCGGTTTCTCGATCAGGGACCAAACGTTACAAGGCCAGTTCAGCCACGACCGGTTCCGTTGGCTGTTCAGCACCTCCACACTATCCGCCAGCGGTCGGGGGCTATTGCTGTCAACGCCGGCCACCGGCCAGGATGCCAGACTGCAATTGCAGAATAACACCAGCAATACCCTGCTGACCGTAAGTCTTGGTCACCTCACGCGTTCGGGAGGATCTAAAACAACGGCCGGCGCGGAGATTTCCGGCCAGCCAGGGGACCGTTTCAGCATCACTGCAGGGGCCGAGCTTAACGAACGGCCTCTGGACAGCGCCGAGGCTTGGTGGCTTGCCAGCCGCGACTCATTCTACACTTCGGCGACCTACCAACCCTTCCCGAGACTCTTGCTGTTCTCCAGGCTGGAAAGCCTGTCTTTCGACACCAACACCGGCACCGCCCTCGGCAGTGGCTACGGACTGGACGCCATCGGAAGCTATACCCTGTTCCGGGAAGACCCTGGCTGGCAGCTGTCACTTGGCTACCGCCGTCAATCGCTCAACCTGGCAGGGGCCCTGGACACAAACACCGCACGGCAGCTCGAGCCTGGAGCCTCGCCGGGCAGCCTCGTTGCGGCAGACTATGAGCGGATTGGCGTCGAGAGCCGTTGGTACCACGGGGAGCCCCATGCACTCTATCGCACCGCGCCGGAACCCCGTTTTTTTGTCGGATTGGCCGCCGGTTATGTACTATCCACCTCAAGCCCGGATTTCGGAGTCAACCTCGGTATGGGCTGGCGCGTGGTTGGAGATGACGAGCTCGCACTGTCGCTCGATTACACCTCAGACGGACTGGACGGCAGCACCCGGACCGATCTGAACCTCACCTATACCATTTACTTCGGTCGTTAA
- a CDS encoding CidA/LrgA family protein yields MVVLRGFLVLVVFFLLGEAVRVLVGLPISGGVLGMVMATFTLMLRGRVTDELAAASQGLISVLVLLITPGVVGVFFIADQFAGHWTAVVVALVVGTLLSVFTTLLLMKKLTTEQARGDQHD; encoded by the coding sequence ATGGTGGTGTTGCGGGGTTTTCTGGTTCTGGTGGTGTTTTTTCTGCTGGGTGAGGCGGTGCGGGTACTGGTGGGGTTGCCCATCAGCGGCGGTGTTCTGGGTATGGTGATGGCAACGTTTACCCTGATGCTTCGCGGTCGGGTAACCGACGAGCTGGCGGCAGCCAGCCAGGGGCTGATATCGGTTCTGGTGTTACTGATCACGCCCGGTGTTGTTGGTGTGTTCTTTATTGCTGATCAGTTTGCCGGGCACTGGACAGCCGTGGTGGTGGCGTTGGTCGTAGGCACGTTGTTGAGTGTATTCACCACGTTGCTGTTGATGAAGAAACTGACGACAGAGCAAGCCCGAGGTGATCAACATGACTGA
- a CDS encoding YaeQ family protein, giving the protein MALKATIFKATLHIADMDRHYYADHHLTIARHPSETDERMMIRLLAFALNATDTLEFTKGLSTDDEPELWQKSLTDDIELWVELGLPDEDRVRKACNRSQQVILYTYGGRAVPVWWEKHHNKLERFGNLTIVDLPAENTAALARLVERSMTLQVSMQDGEVTFSNDTDLVSITPEQKLPKV; this is encoded by the coding sequence ATGGCACTGAAAGCCACTATCTTCAAAGCCACACTCCATATCGCAGATATGGACCGGCATTACTATGCCGACCACCACCTGACCATCGCCCGCCACCCGTCAGAAACCGACGAGCGAATGATGATCCGGCTGCTGGCCTTTGCCCTGAACGCCACAGATACGCTGGAGTTTACCAAAGGCCTGAGCACCGATGACGAACCGGAGCTGTGGCAGAAATCCCTGACCGATGACATCGAACTCTGGGTAGAGCTGGGCCTGCCAGACGAAGACCGGGTTCGCAAAGCCTGCAACCGGTCGCAGCAGGTGATTCTGTATACCTACGGCGGCCGTGCCGTGCCGGTGTGGTGGGAGAAACACCATAACAAGCTGGAAAGATTTGGCAACCTGACCATCGTCGATCTTCCCGCGGAGAACACCGCCGCACTGGCTCGCCTGGTGGAGCGCTCAATGACGCTACAGGTGTCGATGCAGGACGGCGAAGTCACCTTCAGCAATGACACTGATCTGGTCAGTATCACACCGGAACAGAAACTGCCGAAGGTGTGA
- a CDS encoding endo alpha-1,4 polygalactosaminidase, with translation MNNIAFYYGHESPIGALYGYDWVVLQQNQTTDARLDLLKQGSTRPISYLSVGEIAKSHRYFREVPEAWKLGVNAAWKSSVLDLRKPEVRDFLLERLVAPALSRGFSGLFMDTLDSHLLTAEGNAAPEDFALGQAELIKDIRERYPGIVLIINRGFHLPEAVHGMVDALAFESWRGGYDAAGDRYTSVTDSDRDWLAGQIAHWQDAHPGIPLIAIDYVRDVASAVSHATQLRSEGFIPYVSNGALNRLGPTYPETVKRHVLVFHDLPTDNMDRSAAHRRLGIVLERLGLVPVYRSALEPPPREPVQDRFAGVVLWWETGNRHSEICRWLTAHQSPDLPVVTFGLAPAQSDCQSLLGGSRATSPAVPLTFDRQHSSVLNYEGGRLPVSRPDLLPTESGGEPWLIATGSNGEVYHPVYTFTKGGAAITPFVLETGPGDQAFWLFDPFEFLRAALKLRSFPAVDTTTESGRRILTAHIDGDGFVSRAELPGSPLAAQVIGERIIERFAIPHTVSVIEAEVSPKGLYPKASAEAEALARRQFRLGHVEVASHTYSHPFFWGAIEGGNAPRLEYTLYGYAMTIPGYHATPEREITGSVDYINRALAPTQKPVSVFLWTGDARPGQQSLAMVRELGLVNVNGGDTHPLPYDSGVAGVWPDARPIGDELQVYAPVMNENVFTNLWTGPFYGFRNVTDSFQILEERGRLKPIGIYYHYYSGTKPESLSALEEVYRYALAQDVTPLFLSDYARRVQSHYYSALRVDEDGGFTWRGLHHPTTARIDLSLYPDLDRSRGVAGFNDASGQRFVHLAGTEAQLYLGDTPSPGPYLRSANASINSWRRNRTRSGWQIAADFTGHQPLEVVIAGASDCKQTGGPTLQRHKNSRGMVFSSQTRHGGPLELECR, from the coding sequence GTGAACAACATTGCCTTCTATTACGGCCATGAATCGCCGATCGGCGCGCTCTATGGTTATGACTGGGTGGTCCTGCAGCAGAACCAGACAACCGACGCACGCCTTGATCTGCTGAAACAGGGTAGCACCCGGCCAATCTCCTATCTCAGTGTTGGCGAAATTGCGAAATCACACCGGTATTTCCGCGAGGTACCAGAGGCCTGGAAACTTGGCGTCAATGCCGCGTGGAAGAGCTCGGTTTTGGACCTGAGGAAACCCGAAGTCCGGGATTTCCTGCTCGAGCGGCTGGTCGCACCGGCACTGTCCCGAGGGTTTTCCGGGCTGTTCATGGATACGCTGGACAGCCACCTGCTTACGGCCGAAGGCAACGCGGCGCCTGAGGACTTTGCCCTCGGACAGGCTGAACTGATCAAGGATATCCGCGAGCGTTACCCAGGCATCGTGCTTATTATCAACCGAGGCTTTCATCTGCCCGAGGCTGTACACGGCATGGTCGATGCGCTCGCCTTTGAGTCCTGGCGAGGCGGATACGATGCCGCAGGGGATCGTTACACTTCCGTCACTGATAGTGACCGGGACTGGCTAGCCGGACAGATTGCCCATTGGCAAGACGCACACCCGGGCATACCCCTGATCGCCATCGACTATGTCAGGGATGTCGCATCGGCCGTTAGTCATGCGACGCAACTGCGATCCGAGGGTTTTATCCCCTACGTCAGCAACGGCGCTCTGAACCGCCTGGGGCCGACCTATCCGGAAACCGTTAAACGCCACGTACTGGTCTTTCATGATCTCCCCACCGACAATATGGATCGGAGCGCCGCACACCGGCGTCTGGGCATCGTTCTGGAGCGGCTGGGCCTGGTGCCTGTGTATCGCTCAGCATTGGAACCACCGCCCCGGGAACCCGTTCAGGACCGGTTCGCTGGGGTTGTACTTTGGTGGGAAACGGGTAACAGGCACTCTGAAATCTGCCGTTGGCTGACTGCACACCAGTCCCCAGACCTGCCCGTGGTCACCTTTGGCCTGGCACCAGCTCAATCTGACTGCCAGTCTCTTCTGGGCGGGTCTCGGGCGACGTCACCAGCGGTTCCTCTGACGTTTGACAGGCAACACAGCTCGGTCCTCAACTATGAGGGAGGCCGGCTGCCGGTGTCCCGGCCCGATCTGCTGCCCACGGAGTCCGGCGGTGAGCCCTGGCTTATCGCCACCGGGTCCAACGGCGAGGTCTATCATCCGGTTTACACATTTACCAAGGGCGGCGCTGCCATCACGCCGTTCGTGTTGGAAACGGGGCCCGGCGACCAGGCTTTCTGGCTGTTCGATCCGTTCGAGTTCCTCCGTGCAGCGCTAAAACTACGCTCATTTCCAGCCGTCGACACCACGACGGAGAGCGGTCGTCGTATCCTGACCGCCCATATCGACGGTGACGGCTTCGTGTCCCGGGCCGAGCTACCCGGCAGCCCCCTGGCCGCCCAGGTCATTGGCGAGCGCATTATTGAGCGCTTTGCCATTCCTCATACGGTGTCGGTCATTGAGGCTGAAGTGTCGCCAAAGGGGCTTTACCCAAAAGCCAGTGCCGAGGCCGAAGCGCTGGCTCGCCGCCAGTTCCGGCTTGGACATGTGGAGGTAGCTTCTCACACATACAGCCATCCTTTTTTCTGGGGTGCCATTGAAGGCGGGAATGCGCCCAGGCTGGAATACACCCTGTATGGATATGCCATGACCATCCCCGGTTATCACGCAACGCCGGAGCGGGAAATCACCGGATCCGTCGACTACATCAACCGTGCTCTGGCCCCGACACAGAAACCGGTATCGGTGTTCCTTTGGACCGGCGATGCCCGGCCCGGCCAGCAATCTCTGGCCATGGTACGGGAGCTCGGGCTGGTGAACGTAAACGGTGGCGACACTCATCCTCTGCCCTACGATTCCGGCGTCGCCGGTGTCTGGCCGGACGCCCGCCCCATTGGCGACGAGTTGCAGGTTTATGCACCCGTCATGAACGAGAACGTGTTCACCAATCTATGGACGGGCCCCTTCTATGGCTTCCGCAACGTTACCGACAGCTTCCAGATTCTGGAAGAGCGGGGCCGTTTGAAGCCCATCGGTATTTATTACCACTATTACTCGGGAACCAAGCCAGAATCTCTGTCGGCCCTTGAAGAAGTCTACCGGTACGCTCTCGCTCAGGACGTAACCCCCCTGTTCCTGAGTGACTACGCTCGACGGGTGCAGTCACATTATTATTCAGCTTTGCGGGTAGACGAAGACGGTGGGTTTACCTGGCGCGGGCTGCATCACCCCACGACCGCTCGGATTGACCTATCCCTCTATCCGGACCTTGATCGCAGCAGGGGTGTTGCCGGATTCAACGACGCCAGCGGTCAACGGTTTGTGCACCTGGCAGGAACTGAAGCTCAACTATACCTGGGAGACACGCCCTCCCCCGGTCCCTATCTCCGGAGCGCGAACGCCTCAATCAACAGTTGGCGGCGCAATCGCACTCGCTCGGGCTGGCAGATTGCGGCAGATTTTACGGGTCACCAGCCACTTGAGGTGGTGATCGCCGGCGCCTCGGACTGCAAACAAACCGGAGGCCCGACCCTGCAGCGTCATAAAAACAGCAGAGGCATGGTATTCAGCAGCCAGACCCGCCATGGCGGCCCACTGGAACTGGAGTGCCGGTAA
- the pelF gene encoding GT4 family glycosyltransferase PelF, with amino-acid sequence MKADITLLLEGTYPFIRGGVSSWVHQIISGLPEHRFSLIFLGGDPAHYGEKQYRLPDNVVHLECHYLMDTRLVDKPRPRRGNPKAFKHQRALHSHFREGSEAPAEMLHDIFRDLGSRTGISHEDFLYSEESWSMIDDSYRQFCTEPSFVDYFWTVRTMHSPLFQLAEIARNIPETAMVHSISTGYAGLLGTMISQQRSIPFALSEHGIYTKERKIDLSQAAWIQDPSDQVSANINDQLGYIRRLWIRFFEVLGRLTYQQADPIVSLYRGNQARQLADGAMPQRTCIIPNGIDLTRFDAARASRPAEVPKVLGLVGRVVPIKDIKTFIRAMRSVCEVIPDAQGWIVGPEDEDPVYVSECRDLVHSLGLEGQVRFLGFQNVNDILPQLGLMVLTSISEALPLVILEAHAAGLPCLATDVGACRELIEGMSEQDQQLGHSGAVVPIADPEATAREAIRLLLDERRWQQAQQAGLERVRRYYTLDSMFNAYRGIYRAALQTSGETY; translated from the coding sequence ATGAAAGCGGACATCACACTGCTGCTGGAGGGCACCTACCCGTTTATCCGGGGCGGTGTATCCTCCTGGGTTCACCAGATTATCAGCGGATTGCCTGAGCATCGCTTTTCGCTGATCTTTCTAGGAGGCGATCCGGCCCACTATGGGGAAAAGCAGTATCGTCTGCCCGACAACGTCGTTCACCTGGAATGCCACTACCTGATGGATACCCGGCTGGTAGACAAACCCCGTCCGAGGCGCGGCAACCCGAAGGCATTCAAACACCAGAGAGCCCTGCACTCGCACTTTCGGGAAGGCAGTGAGGCGCCGGCGGAGATGCTTCACGATATCTTTCGGGACCTGGGCAGTCGAACTGGCATCAGTCACGAAGATTTCCTGTACAGCGAGGAAAGCTGGTCAATGATCGACGACAGCTACCGCCAGTTCTGTACAGAGCCCTCGTTCGTTGACTATTTCTGGACCGTCAGGACCATGCACTCCCCGCTGTTCCAACTGGCCGAAATCGCCCGCAACATCCCTGAAACCGCCATGGTGCATTCGATTTCCACCGGTTACGCGGGACTGCTGGGGACCATGATCAGCCAGCAGAGAAGCATCCCGTTTGCGCTGAGCGAACATGGTATCTACACAAAAGAACGAAAGATTGATCTCTCCCAGGCTGCATGGATTCAGGACCCCAGCGACCAGGTAAGCGCCAATATCAATGACCAATTAGGCTACATTCGGAGGCTGTGGATACGGTTCTTTGAGGTCCTTGGCCGGCTAACCTACCAGCAGGCCGACCCAATTGTCTCTCTCTATCGGGGTAATCAGGCCCGGCAGTTGGCTGATGGCGCGATGCCCCAGCGCACCTGCATCATCCCGAACGGTATTGACCTAACCCGCTTCGACGCCGCCCGCGCTTCACGGCCGGCGGAAGTGCCCAAGGTACTCGGTCTGGTTGGCCGAGTGGTACCGATCAAGGACATCAAGACCTTTATCAGGGCAATGCGTTCGGTGTGCGAAGTGATTCCCGATGCACAAGGCTGGATTGTCGGGCCCGAAGATGAAGACCCAGTGTATGTATCGGAATGCCGTGACCTGGTGCACAGCCTGGGGCTGGAAGGTCAAGTCCGGTTCCTGGGCTTCCAGAACGTCAACGACATCCTGCCGCAATTGGGGCTGATGGTACTCACCTCAATTTCCGAGGCGCTGCCCCTGGTGATTCTTGAGGCCCACGCCGCAGGCTTGCCCTGCCTGGCCACCGACGTGGGTGCCTGTCGGGAGCTGATTGAGGGCATGTCCGAGCAAGATCAGCAGCTTGGACACAGTGGTGCAGTAGTGCCCATTGCGGACCCGGAAGCCACCGCCCGGGAAGCCATTCGCCTGCTTCTCGACGAGCGCCGGTGGCAGCAGGCCCAGCAGGCGGGACTTGAGCGGGTACGGCGCTACTATACGCTCGACAGCATGTTCAATGCCTACCGGGGTATATACCGCGCCGCTTTGCAAACCTCTGGCGAGACGTACTGA